TGGAAGTAACTCACAGACATCTTTACAGAGGTTGAAGAACTGGCAGTAAGAGACAGACATTGAGCCGAGCCACGTTTTTTTCATGGTCTCATCCAGGTGAAGCTTTGAATGCAAAACAATTTTAGGGGGTCCCACTggggctcatcgggttaagaatcaacatagtgtccgtgaggatgcgggttcgatccctggcctcactcagtgggttaaggacctggcattgctgcaagctgtgctgtaggtcacagatgtggctcggatgttgctgatctcactcagtgggttaaggatctgatgctgctgtgagctgtggtataggctgcagatgcggctcaaatctgcgttgctgtagctgtggcgtgggctggcagccacagcagcaattcgacccctcgcctgggaacttctatgtgccacatgcgtggccctaaaaaagaaaaaaaaaatcgaattaagtcagaaagaaaaagacaaataccatatgatctcactcatatgtggaatctaaattacggcacaaatgaaagtagctacaaagcagaaacaggttcatggacatagagaacagacttatggttgccaaggaagagggggtGGAAGTGAGAGATGGATGGGAAGCCTGGGGTTGGTAGATTcgagctattacatttagactggataagcaatgaggtcctgctgaacagcacagggaactatatccaatctctcaggatagaccatgatgggagatactatgagaaaaagaatgtatatgtatgtaggactgggtcactaagccgtacagcagaaatgggtgcaacactgtaaatcaactatactcaaataaaaatacatggctcagtggttaatgaaccagcctaggatctatgaggatgcaggtttgatccctggccttgctcagtgggttaaggatccggcgttgccctgagctgtggtgtaggttgcagacagggctcaaatcccatgttgctgtggctctggcgtaggccagcggctgcatttccaattggaccccctagcctgggaacctccatatgcctcgggtgtggccctaaaaagcaataaacaaataaataaataaatttaaataaaatttttaaaaaaagaaacaatatgacCATGGTCACAGGGGTACACCTTCGCTTCTATTTGATGTGCTTTATAATAAACATCAATATTTACGTCCAAGTCAAACCAACTTCACAAACAACTCCTCAACGTCCACGAGGCTGCCTTACCAATgacatgtattattttccatgGATGTGTCTGAGCCCACCTTCTTCTCCGAGAAGCAGGTCAGAGTGTCCTGCCATAAATGTGCCCTCAGAGACAAGAGATTCTGTACTTTGCTTTTAGTCAACAACCATCTGCCACCCAAAGCCTGTGTGACGCAGGTGCTCCTCCCCGAGTCGCCGGGGGCTGCGCGTCGGGCAGTTCGTGGACACGTGGAACCGTGATGAATTTCACACCGGCGAGGATCTGCTTCGACCTCCTCATCGGCCAGCCCGCAGGAGGCAAACCAAGGCCACCTGAGGTGAAGAAGGTGTAGAAGGCACGTTCTTCAAAGGAATTTACAACCTTGCTGACGACCTGAGGTATGAAAACCAAGACACCAGGGCGGGAATACGTCATTAGAAAAAAACGACCTCTATGAATGCCATGGTGCCAAATCTCCAGACTGGACCAGATCCCCTCCCAGGACTGACGGTTTCTTTGCGAATCTTATGACTTCTTCTTGCCTGTTTCatcttattttaaagtatataattcctgagaaaatgaaggaagatggggataattttcttttaagggtACATTTCCCTATCAATAGGAAGCGGGTAGGTCTTTCCTTCCAGTAAATTGACACTTTGACTTGTTACAACATTGGCACAACTTTGAGAACAGAGACTGCGGTCTCTGGGGggaggagttttgttttttttgttttttttttttttggtcttgcccatggcatgcagaagttcccaggccagggatcaaatatgagccacaacagtgataatatcaaatccttaaccactaggccaccagggaactccaagagactgtttcaaaaaaattaggagttcccattgtggctcattggaaacgaatctgactagtaaccatgaggatgcaggtttgatccctggcctcattcagtgggttaaggacttcacgttgctgtgagctgtggtgtaggtcaaagacacagctcagatcctgcgtggctgtggcatagatcagcagctatagctccaattcaccccctagcctggggacctccatatgctgctggtgtggccttaaaaagacaaaaataaattaattaatttaaaaaatatttaaatttaaaaaaaaccttaaccCATAGAGTAATACAACTTTTAGGAACTCACTACAgacttattaaaataatgaaatggattTCATTTATTCCATTCAGGGTTTCACCTTGCTGTCtcgataaaatttaaattatatcatCAATAAATAAGGCAAATATGTCTGAGATGCATATAGTTATACACAACATTCATCTATAAGTAGCTATGTCTTTGTTGACAATATTGAGTAGAAAATGATCCAATTAATGATTTGAGTTGCATATTTGGAAATTACTCATTAAAAATCCTGATCATGTTATGCGTATTATTTAAAActaaggagggaaaaaaggagaagaatttAGCCTCTGAAACGATAGCTGAAGAGTCACTTGGACTGATTATCTGTAATTTATGTACGATTTGACATTCCACAGCCCTGTGAAGGTAAACTGTGGTCATatgacaagaaataacaagtcaATGAGTCAAAAACATGATTCCTTTAATAAGGGCAGAAACTTAGTGGACAGGTAAATACCAAACTGATTAGAGAATCTTGGTGGAAAAGAGTGACATAAACCACAATGAAAGGAAGCCTTCTGGTTGGACCAACGCTCAATGAGCAAAGTATATAAGAGCCCAAAAGTCAGAGGAGACATCTGCATTCTCGAAATCTCATCTTTCTCTCCAAGAAACCAAAGCAAACCAGATTCCCGACACTATGGCCTGCTGTGTTGCCCGATGCTGCAGCGTCCCCACCGGCCCCGCCACCACCATCTGCTCCTCTGACAAATTCTGCCGGTGTGGAGTCTGCCTGCCCAGCACCTGCCCCCACACGACTTGGCTATTGGAGCCAATCTGCTGTGACaactgccccccaccctgccacaTCCCTAAGCCCTGTGTGCCCACCTGCTTCCTGCTCAACTCCTCCCagcccacccctggcctggagacCCTCAATCTCACAACCTACGTTCAGCCCGGCTGCGGCAGCGAGCCCTGcatcccaagatgctgctgagtGATGGCTGACGCCCTCAGCGCCTGGCAATAAAGAACGCAGGCTGGGCTGTGTCCTCAGCATTCACTTGCCTCCAGATTTTATCAGATATTGAGGCAGACCAGATGGCCTAGATATGGAAAACCTGCCTCTCATCATAATGGAAAGAGAATCAAGactttttaaatggttatttcaCTAAGTAGCCATTGGATTCATTTGGGCAGAGAATGTCATCTCTAATCAAAACAGTACTGAAATCTACAAAAGACCTCAGACTCCACTTTCCTGATCATGTGGC
The Phacochoerus africanus isolate WHEZ1 chromosome 14, ROS_Pafr_v1, whole genome shotgun sequence DNA segment above includes these coding regions:
- the LOC125113807 gene encoding keratin-associated protein 3-3; amino-acid sequence: MACCVARCCSVPTGPATTICSSDKFCRCGVCLPSTCPHTTWLLEPICCDNCPPPCHIPKPCVPTCFLLNSSQPTPGLETLNLTTYVQPGCGSEPCIPRCC